One genomic window of Etheostoma spectabile isolate EspeVRDwgs_2016 chromosome 5, UIUC_Espe_1.0, whole genome shotgun sequence includes the following:
- the myo1ha gene encoding unconventional myosin-Ih: MEGALTARDRVGIQDFVLLDETTEAAFLSNLKKRFSKDLIYTYIGTLLVSVNPYKELDIYNRKQMDLYMGVNFFELPPHIYALADNAYHTMLTEFNNHFILISGESGAGKTEASKKILQYYAVSCPSTTLLNTVRDKMLMSNPVLEAFGNAKTLKNYNSSRFGKYMDIQFDSQGDAVGGHILNYLLEKSRVVHQNHGERNFHIFYQLVEGGEEDLLHQLGLERDCQHYYYLTQGECAIVSSINDRNDWKTVKNALQIINIDEINTNHLFGTVASVLHLGNVQFDSDSKGYALLNSNNAELRWVSNLLGVDAHRLQEGLTYRKIEAQKDQVLSPFTIDHAIYARDALAKAIYGKTFTWLVNRINESIENKDSSRKTVIGLLDIYGFEVFYVNSFEQFCINYCNEKLQQLFIQLTLKAEQEEYQAEDIEWEPVQFFNNKIICDLVEEKHRGIISILDEECLRPGDATDLTFLERLEEKMENHPHFVTHKLADKTTRKTLERGDFRLLHYAGEVTYCVVGFVDKNNDLLYKSIKDLICQSKNAIVRECFSTMDPDSRRRPETVATQFKSSLLKLTEILMAKEAWYIRCLKSNESKQPGQFDEALIRHQVKYLGLMEHLRVRRAGFAYRRKYEVFLKRYKPLCPDTWPHWRGVPADGVEVLVQHLGYLPYEYKMGRTKIFIRHPRTLFATEDAFEKCKHELATKLQAKYKGYKAKGEFKKQKEAATKIETCWRGVQARKERDKRAWAVKVIKKFIKGYMTRGQAKSTDNSEYLAFVRQNYLNRLKGNLPKTVLDKTTWQTPPAVLTETSEILRKLCYRLMVRKYVRGLTPQKKAQFQLKLLTSSIFKAKKDSYPQSVAQPFVDTRISEQDINMRVLQMIRNEHIKYSVPVIKYDRNGFKPRPRQLILTMTAAYVIEEAKIKQRVLYTSLKGISVSNLTDGMIVFHVTCEDRKQKGDLVMQCDHLFEFLTKLAVIANKQNAIKVVQGSIKFEIQAGKENAVDFSTGQEPMVYKAKNGHLMVVATRARTR; encoded by the exons ACCTATATTGGCACATTGCTAGTGTCTGTGAATCCCTACAAAGAGCTGGACATCTACAATAGGAAACAGATGGATCTCTACATGGGTGTCAACTTTTTTGAGCTTCCACCTCACAT CTACGCCTTGGCAGACAATGCCTACCACACCATGCTGACAGAGTTTAACAATCACTTCATCCTCATCTCTGGAGAGAGTGGAGCAGGGAAGACGGAGGCCTCCAAGAAGATTCTGCAGTATTATGCTGTCAGCTGTCCGAGCACCACTCTGCTAAACACTGTCAGGGACAAAATGCTCATGTCTAACCCTGTCCTCGAG GCTTTCGGCAATgccaaaacactgaaaaattACAACTCAAGTCGGTTTGGGAAGTATATGGACAttcagtttgacagccag GGGGATGCTGTCGGAGGCCATATCCTGAACTACTTGCTGGAGAAGTCGAGGGTTGTGCATCAAAATCACGGGGAGAGAAACTTCCACATCTTCTACCAGCTagtggagggaggagaggaagaccTACTACACCAGCTGGGCCTGGAGAGAGACTGCCAGCATTACTATTACCTAACCCAA ggAGAGTGTGCCATTGTGTCTTCCATTAATGACAGAAATGACTGGAAAACAGTCAAAAACGCACTTCAAATCATCAACATTGATGAGATTAACACTAAT CACTTGTTTGGGACCGTTGCAAGCGTTCTCCACTTGGGGAATGTTCAGTTTGATTCCGACAGTAAAGGCTATGCCCTCCTTAACAGCAACAACGCAGAGCTGCGCTGGGTCTCAAAT ttaCTAGGAGTTGATGCTCATCGTCTCCAAGAGGGACTCACATACAGGAAGATTGAAGCCCAAAAAGATCAG GTCCTTAGCCCATTCACCATTGATCATGCCATCTATGCCAGGGATGCCCTGGCCAAAGCCATCTATGGAAAGACCTTCACCTGGCTGGTCAACAGGATCAACGAGTCCATAGAGAACAAG GACTCTTCAAGGAAGACTGTAATAGGGCTTTTGGACATATATGGATTTGAGGTTTTCTATGTTAACAG TTTTGAGCAGTTCTGTATAAACTACTGCAACGAGAAGCTGCAGCAGCTTTTTATCCAGTTGACGCTCAAGGCTGAGCAGGAGGAATATCAAGCAGAAGATATTGAG TGGGAGCCAGTCCAATTCTTCAACAACAAGATCATCTGTGACCTGGTTGAGGAGAAACACAGAGGGATCATATCAATATTG GATGAGGAGTGTCTCAGACCTGGAGATGCCACAGACCTCACCTTCCTGGAGAGACTggaagaaaagatggaaaatcatCCCCACTTTGTCAC GCACAAACTGGCTGACAAAACGACACGCAAGACTCTGGAGAGGGGAGATTTCCGTCTCTTGCATTATGCCGGGGAGGTCACCTACTGCGTTGTGG GTTTCGTGGACAAAAACAATGATCTGTTGTATAAAAGCATAAAAGAT CTGATTTGCCAGTCTAAAAATGCTATTGTCCGAGAGTGCTTCTCCACAATGGATCCAGACAGCAGGCGAAGACCAGAAACA GTGGCGACCCAGTTTAAGAGCAGCCTGCTGAAGCTGACAGAGATCCTCATGGCAAAAGAGGCCTGGTACATACGCTGTTTAAAATCCAATGAGTCCAAGCAGCCAG GTCAATTTGACGAAGCTCTGATCAGGCACCAGGTGAAATACCTGGGCCTGATGGAGCACCTCAGAGTCAGACGAGCTGGGTTTGCCTACAGACGCAAATATGAGGTATTCTTAAAGAG ATATAAACCCCTGTGCCCAGACACCTGGCCTCACTGGAGAGGAGTGCCTGCTGATGGAGTAGAAGTGTTGGTTCAACATCTGGGCTACCTGCCATATGAGTACAAAATGGGACG TACCAAAATATTCATCCGTCATCCAAGGACACTTTTTGCCACAGAGGATGCTTTTGAGAAATGTAAACATGAATTGG CGACGAAACTCCAAGCCAAATACAAAGGATACAAAGCAAAGGGAGAattcaaaaaacagaaagaagctG CCACTAAGATTGAAACCTGCTGGAGAGGAGTGCAGGCTAGAAAGGAGAGAGATAAGAGAGCCTGGGCTGTAAAAGTCATCAAGAA ATTCATCAAAGGTTACATGACCAGAGGGCAAGCAAAAAGCACAGATAACTCGGAGTACCTGGCCTTTGTGAGACAAAATTACTTGAACAGGCTCAAAGGCAATCTGCCAAAGACAGTTTTGGATAAAACCACCTGGCAAACTCCACCTGCTGTGCTGACAGAG ACATCAGAGATACTGCGTAAGCTTTGCTACCGTCTTATGGTGCGCAAGTATGTGAGAGGACTCACACCCCAGAAAAAAGCTCAG TTTCAACTGAAGCTTCTTACCAGCTCTATCTTCAAGGCCAAAAAGGATAGTTATCCACAGAGTGTCGCTCAGCCTTTTGTGGACACCAGAATCA GTGAACAGGACATAAACATGAGGGTTCTCCAGATGATTCGCAATGAGCACATTAAG TACAGTGTACCGGTGATTAAATATGACAGGAATGGTTTCAAACCAAGACCACGACAGCTCATCCTCACCATGACAGCTGCCTATGTGATAGAGGAAGCCAAGATCAAACAGAGAGTTCTGTATACCTCTCTCAAAG GGATTTCGGTCAGTAACTTGACGGATGGCATGATTGTATTCCACGTAACATGTGAAGACCGTAAGCAGAAG GGGGATCTTGTAATGCAGTGTGACCACTTGTTTGAGTTTTTGACCAAACTCGCAGTCATTGCTAACAAACAGAATGCAATTAAAGTGGTTCAGGGCAG CATCAAGTTTGAAATCCAGGCAGGTAAAGAGAATGCAGTGGACTT